The following coding sequences lie in one Oligoflexus sp. genomic window:
- a CDS encoding HAMP domain-containing sensor histidine kinase, translating to MLHLTTAADWFLNRAQFPHSRDQIRGRTFILVLGLNLLFQTALSFLLPDEHRLFPFAVQILIQLSTVLVLLALTKITGRYRTAAVIHFVLQKVFMGLVFASSESLHSIYFASMSTDVVMASFILGLRLAIPLTVFQALATLVMVQRNRALAATLPFGMDLATYAGLLAFSILLAQFSMVLFSWLYHRSLQHDYTKLQHERSRLFRSARTFDLSRMLGEMNHHVNNPLSVIHAQLYRLTLQARKRAVPPEERQLSGASAEAMQKIRFIVEHLRLLASPDSQETISTISVRNLCLYILTHFQENFRLKGITLQFVDQTMNMSFAWRRHELFTILVAVIQNAGEAVERSVEKQVTVRIERHPAWLMLTVTDTGPGIPDEQRARLFKPFHSTKQGSRHLGLSLLTAKAVLEDRGGTISCEDVAHGCSFQIGLPLGLTGA from the coding sequence ATGCTGCATTTGACGACGGCAGCCGATTGGTTCCTCAATCGTGCGCAGTTCCCCCATTCAAGGGATCAAATCCGAGGCCGAACCTTCATCCTGGTTCTTGGGCTGAATCTTTTATTTCAAACCGCCCTGAGCTTTCTTCTGCCTGACGAACACCGGCTCTTTCCCTTTGCGGTTCAGATTTTGATTCAGCTGAGCACGGTTTTGGTCCTGCTCGCTTTGACCAAAATCACCGGACGCTATCGCACGGCCGCTGTGATTCATTTTGTTTTGCAGAAGGTCTTCATGGGCCTTGTCTTCGCCAGCAGCGAATCGCTTCACAGCATTTATTTCGCGTCCATGAGCACCGACGTGGTCATGGCCAGCTTTATCCTGGGATTGCGGCTCGCCATTCCCCTGACTGTGTTTCAAGCCCTGGCCACGCTGGTGATGGTGCAGCGGAACCGGGCCTTGGCCGCGACACTGCCCTTTGGAATGGATCTCGCCACCTACGCCGGGCTTTTGGCTTTCAGCATTCTGCTGGCCCAGTTCTCGATGGTTCTCTTCTCCTGGCTGTATCACAGGAGCCTGCAGCATGATTATACGAAGCTCCAGCATGAACGGTCGCGCCTTTTTCGTTCCGCCCGTACCTTTGATCTGAGCCGCATGCTGGGGGAAATGAATCATCATGTGAACAATCCGCTCTCCGTTATCCACGCGCAGCTTTATCGCCTGACTCTGCAGGCCAGAAAACGCGCCGTTCCCCCCGAGGAAAGGCAGCTGTCCGGGGCGTCCGCAGAGGCCATGCAGAAGATCCGTTTCATCGTCGAGCATCTGAGGCTTTTGGCCTCGCCTGATTCGCAGGAAACGATCAGCACCATCTCCGTGCGCAACCTCTGCCTTTATATCCTGACTCATTTCCAGGAAAATTTCCGCCTGAAGGGCATCACGCTCCAATTCGTGGATCAGACCATGAACATGAGCTTCGCCTGGCGGCGGCATGAACTCTTCACGATCCTGGTGGCGGTCATTCAGAATGCGGGCGAAGCGGTCGAACGCAGTGTCGAGAAGCAGGTGACGGTGCGCATCGAACGTCACCCGGCGTGGCTGATGCTGACCGTTACCGATACTGGCCCTGGCATCCCCGACGAGCAGCGGGCCCGGCTTTTCAAACCCTTTCATTCCACCAAGCAGGGCTCGCGGCATCTGGGACTGAGCCTTCTGACCGCGAAGGCTGTGCTGGAAGATCGGGGCGGTACCATCTCCTGTGAGGACGTGGCCCACGGCTGCTCGTTCCAAATTGGTTTGCCTCTGGGGTTGACCGGGGCTTGA
- a CDS encoding NAD(P)/FAD-dependent oxidoreductase yields the protein MNPGRETIVIVGTGFSGLGMAIRLKKAGIDDFVLLEKAGEVGGTWRENHYPGAACDVPSPVYSFSFEPNPKWSRVFSPQAEILAYLKHCADKYQIRPHIRFHSEVSAASYEVKSGLWTVQIQGQSPLVCRFLILASGGLSRPSYPNIPGLKNFQGALFHTAAWRHDVPLHGQRVAVIGTGASAIQVVPEMVRVAGEVKVFQRTPAWILPKPDGLMPQRSRPGNWLLRKLLYWQFEMKALALLRPKLMRYGQKMALAFLKDEVPDPKLREKLTPDYIMGCKRILLSNDFYKAMSQPQTQLITSGIEEVTARGIRTRDGAEHELDAVICATGFQVAEASAPFPIQGRRGLVLSEVWKDGAQAYLGTTVSGFPNMFIIVGPNSGLGHNSIVFIIESQVQYILGALRTARKKGWKSLEVKAGIQKAFNERIQKRFQNTVWSREHCVSWYQTPSGKNTTIWPGFSFTFRLRTLFFDRAAYETLETAAGQEAGQAHLNPLSTR from the coding sequence ATGAATCCTGGCCGGGAGACGATCGTCATCGTGGGTACCGGATTTTCCGGACTTGGCATGGCGATCCGCCTGAAAAAGGCCGGCATCGATGATTTCGTGCTGCTGGAGAAAGCCGGCGAAGTCGGAGGAACATGGCGCGAGAATCATTATCCCGGCGCCGCCTGCGATGTCCCATCCCCTGTGTATTCATTTTCTTTCGAACCCAATCCGAAATGGAGCCGGGTGTTTTCACCGCAGGCTGAAATTCTCGCCTATCTGAAACACTGCGCGGATAAATACCAGATCCGCCCGCATATTCGCTTTCATAGTGAAGTCAGCGCGGCGAGCTACGAGGTAAAAAGTGGATTATGGACGGTCCAAATCCAAGGGCAAAGCCCTTTGGTCTGCCGCTTTCTGATCCTGGCCTCGGGAGGCTTGAGTCGCCCGTCCTATCCAAATATTCCCGGTCTTAAAAATTTCCAGGGCGCACTTTTCCATACCGCGGCCTGGCGTCATGATGTGCCTTTGCACGGTCAACGGGTGGCGGTCATCGGCACCGGAGCCAGTGCCATCCAGGTGGTGCCGGAAATGGTGCGCGTGGCCGGTGAAGTCAAAGTCTTTCAAAGAACGCCGGCGTGGATCCTGCCCAAGCCCGATGGGCTGATGCCGCAGCGTTCGCGTCCGGGCAATTGGCTTCTGCGAAAACTCCTTTACTGGCAATTTGAAATGAAGGCTCTCGCGCTCCTGCGGCCGAAGCTCATGCGCTATGGGCAGAAAATGGCCCTGGCCTTTCTGAAAGACGAAGTGCCCGATCCGAAGCTTCGTGAGAAACTGACTCCCGATTACATCATGGGCTGTAAACGCATTCTTCTCTCGAACGATTTTTACAAGGCCATGAGTCAGCCGCAGACCCAACTGATCACCAGCGGCATCGAGGAAGTCACAGCCCGCGGTATTAGAACCCGTGATGGCGCGGAACACGAACTGGATGCTGTGATCTGTGCCACAGGATTCCAGGTGGCCGAGGCCTCGGCGCCATTCCCCATCCAAGGCCGTCGAGGGCTTGTTCTGAGCGAAGTCTGGAAGGATGGTGCTCAGGCGTATTTGGGCACGACGGTGAGCGGCTTTCCCAATATGTTCATCATCGTGGGGCCGAATTCAGGGCTGGGACATAATTCCATCGTGTTCATCATCGAATCGCAGGTGCAGTATATCCTGGGGGCTCTGCGCACGGCGCGCAAGAAAGGCTGGAAATCCTTGGAGGTCAAGGCCGGCATTCAAAAAGCCTTCAATGAAAGGATACAAAAACGTTTTCAGAATACAGTCTGGAGCCGCGAGCACTGCGTGAGCTGGTATCAAACCCCCAGCGGGAAGAACACCACGATCTGGCCTGGCTTCAGTTTTACCTTCCGCCTGCGTACACTCTTTTTCGATCGCGCGGCTTATGAAACCCTCGAAACCGCGGCCGGACAGGAAGCGGGGCAGGCTCATCTGAATCCTCTGAGCACACGCTGA
- a CDS encoding metal-dependent hydrolase — protein MGSLKRENSMKAYRSAITIRSIQPQYEATPDLHWFGGNPFTSHLVHALSFLFPPGEEMFVKSVNHFKDQVTDPDLRRAIKAFAGQEHLHSKSHHDFNVWIQSRIPEAESYCQRIADGINRNYTRMEKRKPIVNLAVTVALEHITAVMAATFLSRPDMLEKLHPEVRALFIWHAIEEVEHKSVAFDVYRTVGGSYLTRVWAMIMCTMMLTGKTLYYQGKLLQNDGQLSNWRAGLSALRECFGQDGFFTVLRSRYLDYFRRDFHPSQHNDQELVDTWQWKLSQLTAVKVIGRVEVP, from the coding sequence ATGGGAAGTCTTAAACGCGAGAACTCCATGAAAGCCTATCGTTCTGCTATCACGATCCGTTCGATCCAGCCTCAGTATGAGGCGACGCCGGATCTGCATTGGTTCGGTGGGAATCCTTTTACATCGCATCTCGTCCATGCCCTGTCCTTTCTCTTCCCACCTGGCGAGGAAATGTTCGTCAAGTCGGTGAACCACTTCAAGGATCAGGTCACCGATCCCGATCTGCGCCGGGCCATCAAAGCCTTCGCCGGTCAGGAGCATCTGCACAGTAAAAGCCACCATGATTTCAATGTTTGGATTCAATCGCGCATTCCGGAGGCGGAATCCTACTGCCAAAGAATCGCCGATGGCATCAATCGCAACTATACGCGCATGGAGAAGCGCAAACCCATCGTCAACCTTGCTGTGACGGTGGCGCTTGAACACATTACGGCGGTGATGGCGGCTACCTTCTTAAGCCGGCCCGATATGCTGGAAAAACTTCATCCCGAGGTGCGGGCCCTTTTCATCTGGCACGCGATCGAGGAAGTCGAGCATAAGAGCGTCGCCTTCGATGTCTATCGAACTGTCGGCGGCAGCTATCTGACCCGGGTGTGGGCGATGATCATGTGCACCATGATGCTGACAGGCAAGACCCTTTATTATCAGGGCAAACTCCTACAGAATGATGGGCAGCTCAGCAACTGGCGCGCGGGACTTTCCGCCCTGCGCGAGTGCTTCGGCCAGGACGGCTTCTTCACCGTCCTGCGCAGCCGCTATCTCGATTACTTCCGACGGGATTTTCATCCCTCGCAGCACAATGATCAGGAACTGGTGGACACATGGCAATGGAAGCTCTCGCAGCTGACGGCCGTCAAGGTCATCGGTCGCGTGGAGGTTCCATGA
- a CDS encoding RraA family protein: MADASSFVQLSPTTLAEFLDTDHVMDIGIRPLWHHMPRIAGPAYPVRCMAGDHLMLHAAIYRAPPGSVIVVEAGDLDYAVAGGNVCAVAKKHGITGFVVDGVLRDIAETRAQEFPVFGRGIRPIPGGKNSIEGLNVRVRCGGVEVAPGDMVVADEEGVVVIPADRCDEILQKAVAKAAKDAAESLDDWEKNHRARIEDILRRKGFFGPEDGAGQWV; the protein is encoded by the coding sequence ATGGCTGATGCGTCTTCGTTTGTTCAGCTCTCGCCCACGACTCTGGCGGAATTTCTCGACACCGATCACGTGATGGATATCGGCATTCGACCGCTCTGGCATCACATGCCGCGGATCGCAGGTCCGGCCTATCCTGTCCGCTGCATGGCTGGGGATCATCTGATGCTGCATGCTGCCATTTACCGTGCACCTCCGGGATCGGTGATTGTCGTGGAAGCGGGTGACCTTGATTACGCGGTCGCGGGCGGCAATGTCTGTGCGGTTGCGAAGAAGCATGGCATCACCGGCTTCGTGGTCGATGGTGTCCTGCGTGATATCGCCGAAACGCGGGCCCAGGAATTTCCGGTGTTTGGTCGCGGCATCCGGCCCATTCCGGGCGGGAAGAATTCCATCGAAGGTTTGAATGTGCGGGTGCGCTGCGGGGGTGTGGAGGTGGCTCCCGGTGATATGGTGGTCGCCGATGAAGAGGGCGTGGTCGTGATTCCGGCGGACCGCTGCGATGAAATCCTGCAGAAAGCTGTGGCGAAAGCTGCGAAAGATGCGGCTGAGTCTTTGGACGATTGGGAAAAGAACCATCGTGCGCGGATTGAAGATATTTTGCGCCGCAAAGGTTTCTTCGGGCCTGAGGATGGGGCAGGACAGTGGGTGTAA
- the lgt gene encoding prolipoprotein diacylglyceryl transferase, producing MEHLVWDFSPEIFSLGSFAPRWYGLMFAIGFMVGYSFMQKIFKREGYNEEDLSSLLFHVMLGTIIGARLGHCLFYEPEYYLSHPLEILFIWKGGLASHGGTIGVIIAVWLYKRKHPDQGYVWLADRLSIAIAFTAACIRIGNFFNSEILGKPSDVPWAIIFKRAGETVPRHPAMLYESASYLVLTGLLYLLYQKTEAKRRGQMIGLMFFWIFTSRFFIEFFKENQVPFENDLPLNMGQILSIPFIILGLLAFSGKLLEWLPWLDGTTRNQAKKKA from the coding sequence ATGGAACATTTAGTTTGGGATTTTTCCCCCGAGATCTTCAGCCTCGGCAGTTTCGCGCCTCGTTGGTATGGACTGATGTTCGCCATCGGTTTCATGGTCGGCTACTCGTTCATGCAGAAGATCTTCAAGCGTGAAGGCTACAATGAAGAAGACCTGTCATCGCTGCTCTTTCACGTCATGCTCGGCACCATCATCGGCGCGCGCCTGGGCCACTGCCTCTTCTACGAACCCGAATACTACCTGAGCCACCCCCTGGAAATTCTTTTCATCTGGAAAGGCGGACTGGCCAGTCACGGTGGGACCATTGGCGTCATAATTGCTGTCTGGCTCTATAAACGCAAGCATCCCGACCAAGGCTACGTTTGGCTGGCCGATCGTCTGTCGATCGCCATCGCTTTCACCGCGGCCTGTATTCGCATCGGCAACTTTTTCAATTCCGAGATTCTGGGCAAGCCCAGTGATGTGCCCTGGGCCATCATCTTCAAACGCGCGGGCGAAACCGTGCCACGGCACCCGGCCATGCTTTACGAGTCGGCCAGTTACCTCGTCCTCACCGGCCTGCTTTATTTGCTCTATCAGAAAACGGAAGCCAAAAGACGCGGCCAGATGATCGGCCTGATGTTCTTCTGGATCTTCACCTCGCGCTTTTTCATCGAGTTTTTCAAAGAGAATCAGGTGCCCTTTGAAAATGATCTGCCCTTGAACATGGGCCAGATCCTCAGCATTCCGTTCATCATCCTCGGACTTCTGGCCTTCTCGGGCAAGCTCCTCGAATGGCTGCCCTGGCTTGACGGCACGACCCGGAACCAGGCAAAGAAAAAGGCATGA